From the genome of Salvelinus sp. IW2-2015 unplaced genomic scaffold, ASM291031v2 Un_scaffold3618, whole genome shotgun sequence:
gacagacagaagagagagagagagagggagagaggagaaagagacagagagagaggagggaagaggacgagagagagagagcagagacagagagaaagagagagagagaacagagagaagagacagagagagaggagagagaagagaagagagaggagagaggagaagagagagagagagaggagagagagagagagagagagagagagagaagagagagagaggagagagagagagagagagagagagagagagagagagagagagagagagagagagagaaggcctgTTGTACTGACTGATAGACGTTATCCAGGGATGGACTCCAGTTTGTCCAGCGTGCGCCTGTGTGCGCCAGACCTCTGCCACTATCATGGGTACCTATGGACACAGCTTCTGatagttacacacacagacacacacacagacacacacagaaacacacacacacacaggtggatcCAGGCAGGTACCTTGCAGCCGCAGGCAGCCAGAGCAGGAGCCAGCACCAGGCTGATCTTGTCCCCACTCCACCCGTCGAGTGTTTATCCACCATTAGTCCGCCCACTCTGCCGGCCATGACATCACTTCCCCTGACAGCATCATCTCCTTCGTCAGTGCGTGAGTCTCCTCCGCTACCATCCCTGCAGCCAGATTGCCATCAGCAATGGCtcctatacacacaccacacacacacaccacacacacacagacacacagacacacgcacacgcacagacacacacgccaaacacatacacacacacacatgcagacacgcacgcactcacacacatgcacccaacacacacacacacacacaacacacacacacacacacacacacagacacacacacaccacacacacacacacacacaccacacacacccacacacacacacaacacacacacacacacacaccacacacacacacacatcagatcaGCATTTCAACTGTGAGTGCAGGTTTTGGCCTGAGCTTGACTATTGATACTCATTCTAAAGTGTGTGGGGGTTCCTCCTCCGGCAGACCTATGGTCTACCACTGCCTTATCTGGCATCTCACTCACTGTGACTCTGTGATCTACCTGCACATCGCtggatggtgttgtgtgtgtgtgtgtgtgtgtgtgtgtgtgtgtgtgtgtgtgtgtgtgtgtgtaccaatcTGACTCTCTTGGATGGTCTTGTCCTTGACACCCTGTACGAAGTCTCGGATCTCCCCAGCGCTCAGCTGTTCACCGTTCCGTTTCTTGCGGATGTGCCGGGGAAAGTGGCTGTGCTCTGCTCCTGGTTCGCCTCCCTGCAGCTGACTGATACTGTCGTGGAAGAATCGGTTCAAAACATAACAACTTGCAAGAACTTGTGGATTCATAAAGGCTTTAATATTAAATATCACAAGCCGGAGTGGTCCGCGATCACACACCTTTCCCAGACCCGGCTCTTGTAATTATCCTATACAGCATATGAGTCCATACATATGCAAACGAAGATGTTCCACCATTATCTTTATGGTTtaggcttcctgcttgtttacGCCCAATAAGCCCATGTCTGGTTTCAGTTAGGTTATAATGGTGGCAGGACCCTTTCTTgtcctaaaaataatatatgtctgTCTATCCTATAGGCCTACGTCTTTGCATGTTTGCCTTTTTAGAAGCAGCAGACTATGTGTCCTCTATCATTAGTGTGTTAATGTCAGCAGACTATGTGTCCCTCTATCATTAGTGTGTTATGTCAGCAGACTATGTGTCCCTCTATCATTAGTGTGTTAATGTCAGCAGACTATGTGTCCCTCTATCATAGTGTGTCCAGTTTTCCTAGGCGCCTATGCGTCGCCTTCATTCTGTAGTCGTTTTAGTGTTCAGCTGTTTTACCAGCATGTATCCATTAACTCATGTCTGCTTCTCTTATGTACACCTAATGTCTGTCCCTAATGTATCATTCACTCCCACAATACACAGCGGACTGACACACAGCTGCATGTGAAAGTAGGAGAGGAAAGTACACGAGGGATTGTTTTAAATCACTAAactattgtgtgtctgtgtatgtttcaACAGAATCTGCGGAATGAATACACTCCTGATCTCGCGTATTTAGAGTTCACTCTCATAACTGCCACGTTGCGTTCCTTCtctccctttgcttgtggacttcaatgtacaacacatcagctgtatgtgaccaggcaaaaaacatttccaagccaaacctctaCAAAAACCTACATCTTTGTTACCAATTAGCTAAAGTAACGGCACACATCGTCAGCATAgttaatagaactaacgcgttagtaaacctgctacaatcatgcagtaacgttatgTGTAACAGTCAGTTAACAGTTACACAagtgggccccagtggcaataaattagtataACCAAAATCTTACCTTGACTTAGAAGAGTtctagtgttgtgttggaaagtatGTTTGAGCAGGCGTTCTGTTGGCTGAACTAGCCAGCTGTATTTGCCAgaaaaacgaaactgaaaaaatatatataataataaaaaataataatctctcTTTCTtgatctatttctctcttgcttctccttaattttggaagaaattaatttgttcaaaaactGTCAACTATTGCTTTTCTCTCTCAGAGTCAACTGCCCATATCATGGATTTCTCACTTTTCCTGTCGGGTCGTGATAGGTCTCTtttctgccatctagtggacattttgcactgttgccctcagctatgtttggACCGTTATTGTCCACGTTGCAGTGATCTAGTGACTATGGAAATTGATGTCTCTCCTATTCTTGGCACTTTGCCCAGTCATATTTAATGTTAGAACTTCCTTTCTAGGCGTTCTGATGATTCTAGCTTTGAGTTAAATGTGTTgataacatatctacagtatttcacttttttatGTGTATactattgcttactaggtgttgtCCAATGAATTCTGTAACCATCCCTCTTCAAATCAGGGCTgatggaaaaagctgttcaaaagaggacattgtattatcaatttctttgtACTCCTTGAGGAAGGCCATGCAGAGGAAATAATCTGAGTTTAAACTTTATTTCATTGAACAAAGGAAACaaagccatacaaataaaggaTTTTAATTAATTGTATGAAGAgtccttggtcctcctttctttttgatgaccaatttacccctttaccacgagcaccttctgtctaccaaaattaTACTATTTGTGTCCTCACAGtgcttccttcctcctcttctattCTACATGTGTCTATTAAGGTTTTCAAAACTTCAGAGTTCCTACCTGCACCGGAACGCTGCTCCTGAACACTGTCATGTCTTCCAACCTTGAGGACACACCGGTAATAAATacccctctctgtctgcctggacTATGTGCCAATGGGTGTGAGTGGTGGAGTGGGTCAGTTAGTCATTAACTACTACAGTAGTCACAACCCATCACAAGTCAGAAAGGGAAACAGTCCTTTTGACATAAATATATCTGACCCTACCAACATCCCCTCATCCCAATACCCTCACCCTCCCCTTACCTCACTCTTCTTCTTACCCTCACCCCTCCCCTTACCCTCACCCCCTTCACATCAAACCTATAATCCAGTATATTAATCTATCCATTATCATGAATCTTTACCTGTCTTCCTCTACCTGTACCCCCTGATCCATACATCTGACCCTGGTCTTTACCTGTCTTCCTCTACCGTACCCTCCCTGATCCATACATCTGACCCTGGTCTTTACCTGTCTTCCTCTACCTGTACCTCCCTGATCCTTACATTGACCCTGGTCTTTACCTGTCTTCCTCTACCTGTACCCTCCCTGATCCTAATCTGACCCTGGTCTTTACCTGTCTCCTCTACTGTACCCTCCCTATCCTTACATCTGACCCTggtcttaacctgtctcctctaccTGTACCCTCCCTGATCCTTACATCTGACCCTGGTCTATACCTGTCTTCCTCTGAAAGCATGAACTGAGCATTTAGAATTAGAGCAATTCCAGtggcggctggtgggaggagcaacaggaggacgggctcattgtaatggctggaatggaattgatggaatggtacaaacatatggaaaccacgtttgactcgtTCCAAAtatcattccagccattacaatgagcccatcctcctattgcTCCTCCCACCAAACTCCACTGAGCAATTCAATGTTAGCGCCCAAAGTGTCTTCAGTCATACAGAAACACTCTGGCCTGGTTAGCTTGGTAGGAATGGTTTGGTTCTGAAGTCGGCCTGGTGTTGATCATCAGTGTAGGCTTGTCTTGGTTCAGGGAGGCAATGATTTGTTCCGGGTAGGCAAGGTTTGTGTGTGCGTAGGCCTGGTTTGGTTCAGGATAGGCCGGTTTGGTTAGGATAGCTGGTTTGGTCATCAGGATAGGCCTGGTTTGGTCATCAGGATAGGCCTGGTTTGGTTCAGGATAGGCCTGGTTTGGTCAGGGTAGGCCTGGTTTGGTTCAGATAGGCCTGTTTGGTTCAGGATAGGCATGGTTTTGGTCAGGGTAGTCAGGGTCATCAAGGAAGTCAGGGTTTGGTTCACAATGGCCTCAGAGCAAATCAGTTGACTACCATTTCTCAGCTTCCTGACCAACAGGCTGGTATAGAAATCAGCCACTATAAACTGGAGACATGTTTAACATTAAAACACAACAAACTGGAAAACCTGTCAATCAAGACAAATGTGAACAGCTGAATAATGTGTTGTGCTCTGTGTTcatgtggcagtgtgtgtgtgtgtcttgtgtgtgtgcctgttgtctgtgtgttacctgaatgtttagcaggacatctaaccaagtgagagagactttgtcatttcttcaacaATCACTTTATTTAATAAGAATTGCAATAATGAGCTGGTCGACCCCACATCTTGAGTGTAAGGCCGAGAGCTCAATGATACAGAAAAAACAGAGGTCCATATATGCAGACCTAAAAAGGCTTAGTCAGGGCTGGTTCCACCCTCCCATGCAGATCGGGGCATCATAAGCACCTTGGGTTCATCTTGTGGTAATGTACCGTTGTTGTTTCCCCGACCCTGCTTAGTTTCTCAGAAGCAAAGATGATTAGAAACAAATAGGGGTTTATTCTACTTctcaggctctctctatctcgcctCACACCATGTCCTGGACGATACCCACAGACCAGCTGGAGGGAGCTAGAGGGAACCATCCCTTTACAAGAAGCACAGCATTTGTAGTTATGGAAATCTCTTACTATTGTTAAGCATATAATTCAACAATCAATATTCAGCAAAGCAGGTAAATATGTAATATTTCACTTGCAGTTTCCACACATCTAAGTTCCTGTAGATTGTTAAAACAGGACGTCACATACTGCAGTTGCACCCAAAAGGCTCTTATCTGTATGCCCAAACCCATGACTAAGTCCCACAAGAGAAGCATATACTAAAATATAACATTGGCTAATTCTCCAAGTAAAACAGCTAGTATGTTCAATTAAACACAATGGTAGGTAACTAATAATTTCCTCCATAATGGTTACTAAGACAGGTTATTAAGGCAAAcactaaagtagggtggttggtcggggtggatgagTGGGCGTATAACACAAACTTCTAGCAACGCcaaggttgcgtgtttgaatctcatcacagaaaactttagcattttagctaaattAGCAAATTGTAACACTTTATAGCTACGTTGGAACTACTGATCaaattagctaacccttcccctaacctttagctaacccttccactaaccttaaccctagagCAGTTAGCGTAGCCACCTAGCTGTTAGCAACAACAGATTGTTATTCGTGAcacagaagcttataagaaatcctgctatgccctgcgacaaaccatcaaacaggcaaagtgtcaatacagggctaagattgaatcatactacaccggctccgacgctaatcttatgtggcagggcttgcaaactattacagactacatagGGAAGcaaagccgcgagctgcccagtgacacgagcctaccagacgagctaaatcacttctatgctcgcttcgaggcaaacaacactgaggcatgcatgagagcatcagctgttccggatgactgtgtgatcacgctctccgtagccgacgtgagtaagacctttaaacaggtcaacattcacaaggttgcggggccagactgattaccaggacgtgtgctccgggcatgtgctgacaaactggcaggtgtcttcactgacattttcaatatgTCCCAacagccccccaggggtgcgtgctcagtcccctcctgtactccctgttcacccacgactgcatggccaggcacaactccaacaccatcattgcgTTTGCAgaggacacaacagtggtaggcctgatcaccgacaacgacgagacagcctatagggaggagatcagagacctggccggatggtgccagaataacaacctatccctcaacgtaaccaagactaaggagatgatcgtggactacaggaaaatgaggaccgagcactcccccattctcatcgacggggctgtagtggagcaggttgagagcttcaagttccttggtgtctacatcaccaacaaactaaaatggtccaaacacaccaagacagtcggaaagagggcacgacaaagcctattccccctcaggaaactaaaatgatttggcatgggttctgagatcttcaaaaggttctacagctgcaacatcgagagcatcctgactggttgcatcactgcctggtacggcaattgctcgcagttgtttttcactgtctttttacttttgtttttatttctttacttacctattgttcacctaatacattttttgcactattggttagagcctgtaagtaagcatttcactgtaaggtctacacctgctgtattcagcgcatgtgacaaatacactgtGATTAGATTTGAGTAACTCAATGGTTCCCCAAGTTGGGCAAGCTAGCGCCTTTGACTGTCGGCCCAGATGATGTATGGTCgtactggtcacacacacacacacaaaacatgaatctTTCACCCAGAAACAGGCTCCAGACAGAACAATAGCTCAATCATTGGTGTGCAGGATGTAACATTTACTCTGTCTCCAGTTAACTGAAGAGGAACCAGTCAGTTCTGTCAAGTCTTGGCTGATCTCCCAGACATCCTGGGGTCATTCTACACACCCAGAACAGTTAGAACAGGCCTCTAATaatgtgcacacacacttttatatCTTATATGAGTTAGTTTCTTTAACCTCTCAAGCCCAATGCCGAGGCTTAAAGAAGGATATTTTAGTACACAAGCATTAGTAAGGTTTAACAGAAAATCCCCTCATGGAGCAGTTCGCAGGAAACGGTTAACATCTATTCAGTCTCCACAGAATCATGTGACTTTATATGAGCGAATTAGAGAGGACTTTGAGAGTGAAGAGCAGGAGACACAGGCCTTTAGATCTGAACTATACATCCTTTAAAAATTAAACACTGAGATTCCCAAAGGCAGGTCATCTCCCAATCAAGCTTTAACATAGAGTGGATTTSTGTCACTATGGCAGTATGATTTCTGCCActagtggctgtgtgtgtagctGGTCGRCGGKCCCCAGTGTCAGCGCCCCTTGTAGACTGAGTCTCTGCTCTGCACTCAGCGCCGGAGTCTCGWAGTGGACACGCAGCCATGGCTGCCCTGGGGTCA
Proteins encoded in this window:
- the LOC112076196 gene encoding thymidine phosphorylase-like; this translates as MVIAQVLHRLGAGRSKAGDPVNHSVGAELLVSLGQKVEKGQPWLRVHXETPALSAEQRLSLQGALTLGXXDQLHTQPLVAEIILP